The proteins below come from a single Micropterus dolomieu isolate WLL.071019.BEF.003 ecotype Adirondacks linkage group LG05, ASM2129224v1, whole genome shotgun sequence genomic window:
- the ppfibp2b gene encoding liprin-beta-2b isoform X1: protein MLQQELMSRTSLETQKLDLMDEVSYLKLKLVSMEDTNANTHPQDPTETEQNKAEDLLQEVKQLKSKVEELEGEKCQYERKLRGTKAEISELQQLLASKDAEIECLQTQLLARGGTANDNAERDQEYQRLKVGMESLLASNDEKDRRIEELTILLSQYRKMREVMALTQGSSEEELSGSLRLRAVTHKAHSDILRSEMSSRGSSPLMLSSSPYQRELESSIQNSMDTSLVSTGDISFVNGSWHQRRLLSSSLEELQSGSLQKAVEFQPVETESDVGAESPHMELSKYQTLPGKLKSKKSELRVELNGDREGDGEYLSPVRLSPVHSHDQDYSLIRCRSASAPALGSPGKHDLYDVGGPEKLEECVLSDQSPLSSGVDSGQQSPVSPENRKSQRGIKKLWGKIRRSQSGSPAQLHDPELGEFKRGGFRATAGPRLARSGNTRDLKTPFSKWSTEQVCDWLEETGLSQYCIPARHWVTSGQTLLSATTQDLERELAMKNPLHRKKLRLAIKTFSSKQPEKSAELDYIWVTRWLDDIGLPQYKDQFNDGRVDGQMLQYLTVNDLLFLKVTSQLHHLSIKCAIHVLHVSKFHPNCLKRRPSNENQFTPSEVVQWSNHRVMEWLRSVDLAEYAPNLRGSGVHGGLVMLEPRFNSDTLAMLLNIPPQKTLLRRHLTTNFNNLVGAQAQQEKREYTEAAGYTPLSITAKVKPKKLGFSNLTHLRKKRPDESTDYVCPIESSSPQSGQSAVNGVQVRPYAGFRGLSPILDREPDRPRDQVGLEDELKS, encoded by the exons GATTTGCTACAAGAAGTGAAACAGCTGAAGAGCAAAGTGGAGGAGCTGGAGGGAGAGAAATGCCAGTACGAGAGGAAACTAAGAGGCACCAAG gcagaaatctcagagctgcagcagctcctGGCCTCCAAAGACGCTGAGATCGAATGCCTGCAGACCCAGCTGCTGGCCAGAGGCGGCACAGCCAATGACAACGCAGAGAGAG ACCAGGAATACCAGAGGTTGAAGGTGGGGATGGAGTCTTTGCTAGCTTCAAATGATGAAAAG GATCGACGTATAGAGGAGCTGACCATCCTGCTTAGCCAGTACAGAAAGATGAGGGAGGTTATGGCCCTGACACAGG GGAGTAGTGAAGAGGAGCTGAGTGGCAGTTTAAGACTCAGGGCCGTCACACACAAAGCACACTCTGATATCCTCAGGTCAGAG ATGTCATCAAGAGGGTCTTCTCCACTTATGTTATCCTCATCTCCTTACCAGAGAGAATTGGAATCAAG CATCCAGAACTCTATGGACACATCGTTGGTGTCCACTGGGGACATAAGCTTTGTTAATGGTTCATG GCATCAGCGCAGGTTGCTGTCCAGCAGTCTTGAAGAGTTGCAGAGTGGATCCTTACAAAAG GCTGTAGAGTTCCAGCCAGTTGAAACTGAATCAGATGTAGGGGCAGAG AGTCCCCACATGGAGTTGAGCAAGTACCAGACTCTGCCGGGAaaactaaaaagtaaaaagagcGAGCTGAGGGTTGAACTGAACGGCgacagagagggagacggaGAGTATTTATCTCCTGTCCGGCTTTCTCCTGTCCACAGCCACGACCAGGACTACAGTCTCA TTCGCTGCAGGAGTGCCAGTGCTCCGGCTTTGG GATCTCCTGGGAAACATGACCTCTATGATGTTG GGGGTCCAGAGAAACTAGAGGAGTGCGTTCTGTCAGACCAGTCCCCTCTGTCCTCTGGAGTGGACTCTGGACAGCAGTCCCCTGTCTCACCAGAGAACAGGAAGAGTCAAAGAGGCATTAAGAAACTCTGGGGGAA GATTCGGCGCAGCCAATCAGGTAGTCCTGCCCAGCTTCACGACCCCGAGCTGGGAGAGTTCAAGAGGGGAGGCTTCAGAGCTACAGCTGGACCTAGACTGGCCCGTTCAGGGAACACACG AGACCTGAAGACGCCCTTTTCTAAGTGGAGCACAGAGCAGGTGTGTGACTGGCTTGAGGAAACTGGACTCAGTCAGTACTGCATCCCTGCTCGCCACTGGGTCACCAGCGGTCAGACTCTACTGTCGGCCACCACGCAAGACCTAGAgagg GAGCTGGCAATGAAGAATCCGCTCCACAGGAAGAAGCTCCGGTTAGCCATCAAGACGTTCAGCAGCAAGCAGCCTGAGAAGTCTGCAGAGCTTGATTACATCTGGGTCACTC GTTGGCTCGATGACATCGGCCTTCCTCAGTATAAAGACCAGTTTAATGATGGAAGAGTGGATGGGCAGATGCTGCAGTACCTCACTGTG AATGACCTGTTATTCCTTAAAGTGACCAGCCAGTTGCATCACCTCAGCATCAAATGCGCTATTCATGTTCTCCATGTTTCCAAGTTCCACCCTAACTGCCTCAAACGGAGGCCCAGCAATGAG aacCAGTTCACTCCCAGTGAGGTGGTCCAGTGGTCCAACCACCGAGTCATGGAGTGGCTGAGATCTGTGGATCTGGCAGAGTACGCACCAAACCTGAGGGGCAGCGGTGTGCATGGGGGGCTGGTG ATGCTGGAGCCTCGGTTTAACTCAGACACTCTGGCCATGCTGCTGAACATCCCTCCtcagaaaacactgctgagaCGCCACCTCACCACCAACTTCAACAACCTGGTGGGAGCACAAGCTCAGCAGGAGAAGAGGGAGTACACTGAGGCAGCGGGGTACACCCCACTCAGCATCACAGCTAAAGTCAAG CCGAAGAAGTTGGGCTTCTCTAACTTGACTCACCTCAGAAAGAAGCGGCCGGATGAATCCACGGACTACGTCTGTCCAATCGAGTCGTCCTCGCCTCAGTCAGGACAGTCTGCAGTGAACGGGGTACAGGTGCGGCCCTACGCCGGCTTCAGAGGCCTGAGCCCCATCTTGGACCGAGAGCCAGACCGGCCCAGGGACCAGGTGGGCCTCGAAGACGAGCTGAAAAGCTGA
- the ppfibp2b gene encoding liprin-beta-2b isoform X6: MLQQELMSRTSLETQKLDLMDEVSYLKLKLVSMEDTNANTHPQDPTETEQNKAEDLLQEVKQLKSKVEELEGEKCQYERKLRGTKAEISELQQLLASKDAEIECLQTQLLARGGTANDNAERDQEYQRLKVGMESLLASNDEKDRRIEELTILLSQYRKMREVMALTQGSSEEELSGSLRLRAVTHKAHSDILRSEMSSRGSSPLMLSSSPYQRELESSIQNSMDTSLVSTGDISFVNGSWHQRRLLSSSLEELQSGSLQKAVEFQPVETESDVGAESPHMELSKYQTLPGKLKSKKSELRVELNGDREGDGEYLSPVRLSPVHSHDQDYSLRGPEKLEECVLSDQSPLSSGVDSGQQSPVSPENRKSQRGIKKLWGKIRRSQSGSPAQLHDPELGEFKRGGFRATAGPRLARSGNTRDLKTPFSKWSTEQVCDWLEETGLSQYCIPARHWVTSGQTLLSATTQDLERELAMKNPLHRKKLRLAIKTFSSKQPEKSAELDYIWVTRWLDDIGLPQYKDQFNDGRVDGQMLQYLTVNDLLFLKVTSQLHHLSIKCAIHVLHVSKFHPNCLKRRPSNENQFTPSEVVQWSNHRVMEWLRSVDLAEYAPNLRGSGVHGGLVMLEPRFNSDTLAMLLNIPPQKTLLRRHLTTNFNNLVGAQAQQEKREYTEAAGYTPLSITAKVKPKKLGFSNLTHLRKKRPDESTDYVCPIESSSPQSGQSAVNGVQVRPYAGFRGLSPILDREPDRPRDQVGLEDELKS, encoded by the exons GATTTGCTACAAGAAGTGAAACAGCTGAAGAGCAAAGTGGAGGAGCTGGAGGGAGAGAAATGCCAGTACGAGAGGAAACTAAGAGGCACCAAG gcagaaatctcagagctgcagcagctcctGGCCTCCAAAGACGCTGAGATCGAATGCCTGCAGACCCAGCTGCTGGCCAGAGGCGGCACAGCCAATGACAACGCAGAGAGAG ACCAGGAATACCAGAGGTTGAAGGTGGGGATGGAGTCTTTGCTAGCTTCAAATGATGAAAAG GATCGACGTATAGAGGAGCTGACCATCCTGCTTAGCCAGTACAGAAAGATGAGGGAGGTTATGGCCCTGACACAGG GGAGTAGTGAAGAGGAGCTGAGTGGCAGTTTAAGACTCAGGGCCGTCACACACAAAGCACACTCTGATATCCTCAGGTCAGAG ATGTCATCAAGAGGGTCTTCTCCACTTATGTTATCCTCATCTCCTTACCAGAGAGAATTGGAATCAAG CATCCAGAACTCTATGGACACATCGTTGGTGTCCACTGGGGACATAAGCTTTGTTAATGGTTCATG GCATCAGCGCAGGTTGCTGTCCAGCAGTCTTGAAGAGTTGCAGAGTGGATCCTTACAAAAG GCTGTAGAGTTCCAGCCAGTTGAAACTGAATCAGATGTAGGGGCAGAG AGTCCCCACATGGAGTTGAGCAAGTACCAGACTCTGCCGGGAaaactaaaaagtaaaaagagcGAGCTGAGGGTTGAACTGAACGGCgacagagagggagacggaGAGTATTTATCTCCTGTCCGGCTTTCTCCTGTCCACAGCCACGACCAGGACTACAGTCTCA GGGGTCCAGAGAAACTAGAGGAGTGCGTTCTGTCAGACCAGTCCCCTCTGTCCTCTGGAGTGGACTCTGGACAGCAGTCCCCTGTCTCACCAGAGAACAGGAAGAGTCAAAGAGGCATTAAGAAACTCTGGGGGAA GATTCGGCGCAGCCAATCAGGTAGTCCTGCCCAGCTTCACGACCCCGAGCTGGGAGAGTTCAAGAGGGGAGGCTTCAGAGCTACAGCTGGACCTAGACTGGCCCGTTCAGGGAACACACG AGACCTGAAGACGCCCTTTTCTAAGTGGAGCACAGAGCAGGTGTGTGACTGGCTTGAGGAAACTGGACTCAGTCAGTACTGCATCCCTGCTCGCCACTGGGTCACCAGCGGTCAGACTCTACTGTCGGCCACCACGCAAGACCTAGAgagg GAGCTGGCAATGAAGAATCCGCTCCACAGGAAGAAGCTCCGGTTAGCCATCAAGACGTTCAGCAGCAAGCAGCCTGAGAAGTCTGCAGAGCTTGATTACATCTGGGTCACTC GTTGGCTCGATGACATCGGCCTTCCTCAGTATAAAGACCAGTTTAATGATGGAAGAGTGGATGGGCAGATGCTGCAGTACCTCACTGTG AATGACCTGTTATTCCTTAAAGTGACCAGCCAGTTGCATCACCTCAGCATCAAATGCGCTATTCATGTTCTCCATGTTTCCAAGTTCCACCCTAACTGCCTCAAACGGAGGCCCAGCAATGAG aacCAGTTCACTCCCAGTGAGGTGGTCCAGTGGTCCAACCACCGAGTCATGGAGTGGCTGAGATCTGTGGATCTGGCAGAGTACGCACCAAACCTGAGGGGCAGCGGTGTGCATGGGGGGCTGGTG ATGCTGGAGCCTCGGTTTAACTCAGACACTCTGGCCATGCTGCTGAACATCCCTCCtcagaaaacactgctgagaCGCCACCTCACCACCAACTTCAACAACCTGGTGGGAGCACAAGCTCAGCAGGAGAAGAGGGAGTACACTGAGGCAGCGGGGTACACCCCACTCAGCATCACAGCTAAAGTCAAG CCGAAGAAGTTGGGCTTCTCTAACTTGACTCACCTCAGAAAGAAGCGGCCGGATGAATCCACGGACTACGTCTGTCCAATCGAGTCGTCCTCGCCTCAGTCAGGACAGTCTGCAGTGAACGGGGTACAGGTGCGGCCCTACGCCGGCTTCAGAGGCCTGAGCCCCATCTTGGACCGAGAGCCAGACCGGCCCAGGGACCAGGTGGGCCTCGAAGACGAGCTGAAAAGCTGA
- the ppfibp2b gene encoding liprin-beta-2b isoform X7: MTQLSSLKLTVEHTQLEKQHWEERWRSAQAEISELQQLLASKDAEIECLQTQLLARGGTANDNAERDQEYQRLKVGMESLLASNDEKDRRIEELTILLSQYRKMREVMALTQGSSEEELSGSLRLRAVTHKAHSDILRSEMSSRGSSPLMLSSSPYQRELESSIQNSMDTSLVSTGDISFVNGSWHQRRLLSSSLEELQSGSLQKAVEFQPVETESDVGAESPHMELSKYQTLPGKLKSKKSELRVELNGDREGDGEYLSPVRLSPVHSHDQDYSLIRCRSASAPALGSPGKHDLYDVGGPEKLEECVLSDQSPLSSGVDSGQQSPVSPENRKSQRGIKKLWGNVLVAPRIRRSQSGSPAQLHDPELGEFKRGGFRATAGPRLARSGNTRDLKTPFSKWSTEQVCDWLEETGLSQYCIPARHWVTSGQTLLSATTQDLERELAMKNPLHRKKLRLAIKTFSSKQPEKSAELDYIWVTRWLDDIGLPQYKDQFNDGRVDGQMLQYLTVNDLLFLKVTSQLHHLSIKCAIHVLHVSKFHPNCLKRRPSNENQFTPSEVVQWSNHRVMEWLRSVDLAEYAPNLRGSGVHGGLVMLEPRFNSDTLAMLLNIPPQKTLLRRHLTTNFNNLVGAQAQQEKREYTEAAGYTPLSITAKVKPKKLGFSNLTHLRKKRPDESTDYVCPIESSSPQSGQSAVNGVQVRPYAGFRGLSPILDREPDRPRDQVGLEDELKS; this comes from the exons ATGACCCAGCTGTCCAGCCTCAAGCTGACTGTGGAGCACACACAGCTGGAGAAGCAGCACTGGGAGGAGCGCTGGCGCAGCGCACAg gcagaaatctcagagctgcagcagctcctGGCCTCCAAAGACGCTGAGATCGAATGCCTGCAGACCCAGCTGCTGGCCAGAGGCGGCACAGCCAATGACAACGCAGAGAGAG ACCAGGAATACCAGAGGTTGAAGGTGGGGATGGAGTCTTTGCTAGCTTCAAATGATGAAAAG GATCGACGTATAGAGGAGCTGACCATCCTGCTTAGCCAGTACAGAAAGATGAGGGAGGTTATGGCCCTGACACAGG GGAGTAGTGAAGAGGAGCTGAGTGGCAGTTTAAGACTCAGGGCCGTCACACACAAAGCACACTCTGATATCCTCAGGTCAGAG ATGTCATCAAGAGGGTCTTCTCCACTTATGTTATCCTCATCTCCTTACCAGAGAGAATTGGAATCAAG CATCCAGAACTCTATGGACACATCGTTGGTGTCCACTGGGGACATAAGCTTTGTTAATGGTTCATG GCATCAGCGCAGGTTGCTGTCCAGCAGTCTTGAAGAGTTGCAGAGTGGATCCTTACAAAAG GCTGTAGAGTTCCAGCCAGTTGAAACTGAATCAGATGTAGGGGCAGAG AGTCCCCACATGGAGTTGAGCAAGTACCAGACTCTGCCGGGAaaactaaaaagtaaaaagagcGAGCTGAGGGTTGAACTGAACGGCgacagagagggagacggaGAGTATTTATCTCCTGTCCGGCTTTCTCCTGTCCACAGCCACGACCAGGACTACAGTCTCA TTCGCTGCAGGAGTGCCAGTGCTCCGGCTTTGG GATCTCCTGGGAAACATGACCTCTATGATGTTG GGGGTCCAGAGAAACTAGAGGAGTGCGTTCTGTCAGACCAGTCCCCTCTGTCCTCTGGAGTGGACTCTGGACAGCAGTCCCCTGTCTCACCAGAGAACAGGAAGAGTCAAAGAGGCATTAAGAAACTCTGGGGGAA CGTTTTGGTTGCCCCCAGGATTCGGCGCAGCCAATCAGGTAGTCCTGCCCAGCTTCACGACCCCGAGCTGGGAGAGTTCAAGAGGGGAGGCTTCAGAGCTACAGCTGGACCTAGACTGGCCCGTTCAGGGAACACACG AGACCTGAAGACGCCCTTTTCTAAGTGGAGCACAGAGCAGGTGTGTGACTGGCTTGAGGAAACTGGACTCAGTCAGTACTGCATCCCTGCTCGCCACTGGGTCACCAGCGGTCAGACTCTACTGTCGGCCACCACGCAAGACCTAGAgagg GAGCTGGCAATGAAGAATCCGCTCCACAGGAAGAAGCTCCGGTTAGCCATCAAGACGTTCAGCAGCAAGCAGCCTGAGAAGTCTGCAGAGCTTGATTACATCTGGGTCACTC GTTGGCTCGATGACATCGGCCTTCCTCAGTATAAAGACCAGTTTAATGATGGAAGAGTGGATGGGCAGATGCTGCAGTACCTCACTGTG AATGACCTGTTATTCCTTAAAGTGACCAGCCAGTTGCATCACCTCAGCATCAAATGCGCTATTCATGTTCTCCATGTTTCCAAGTTCCACCCTAACTGCCTCAAACGGAGGCCCAGCAATGAG aacCAGTTCACTCCCAGTGAGGTGGTCCAGTGGTCCAACCACCGAGTCATGGAGTGGCTGAGATCTGTGGATCTGGCAGAGTACGCACCAAACCTGAGGGGCAGCGGTGTGCATGGGGGGCTGGTG ATGCTGGAGCCTCGGTTTAACTCAGACACTCTGGCCATGCTGCTGAACATCCCTCCtcagaaaacactgctgagaCGCCACCTCACCACCAACTTCAACAACCTGGTGGGAGCACAAGCTCAGCAGGAGAAGAGGGAGTACACTGAGGCAGCGGGGTACACCCCACTCAGCATCACAGCTAAAGTCAAG CCGAAGAAGTTGGGCTTCTCTAACTTGACTCACCTCAGAAAGAAGCGGCCGGATGAATCCACGGACTACGTCTGTCCAATCGAGTCGTCCTCGCCTCAGTCAGGACAGTCTGCAGTGAACGGGGTACAGGTGCGGCCCTACGCCGGCTTCAGAGGCCTGAGCCCCATCTTGGACCGAGAGCCAGACCGGCCCAGGGACCAGGTGGGCCTCGAAGACGAGCTGAAAAGCTGA